Proteins encoded in a region of the Flavobacteriales bacterium genome:
- the smpB gene encoding SsrA-binding protein SmpB codes for MARNTKKTNIRIQNKKARFEFEILDTYTCGIILTGTEIKSLRLGKASIGESYAYVHNLEVWVKEMYIAEYSHGSYNNHVTKRNRKLLLTKKEIRKIESKLQNVGFTLIPLELFINEKGLAKLKLAVAKGKKLHDKRNTLKDRDIKRQLDRVSKRY; via the coding sequence ATGGCTAGAAATACAAAGAAAACAAACATTAGAATTCAAAACAAAAAGGCAAGATTTGAGTTCGAAATCTTAGATACTTATACTTGTGGAATTATCCTCACAGGAACCGAAATTAAGTCACTAAGGCTGGGGAAAGCAAGTATTGGAGAATCCTATGCCTATGTACATAATTTGGAAGTATGGGTAAAAGAAATGTATATTGCCGAGTATTCGCACGGATCCTACAATAATCATGTTACGAAAAGGAATAGAAAGCTCCTTCTTACAAAAAAGGAAATAAGAAAAATAGAATCCAAATTACAAAATGTAGGATTTACACTAATTCCTTTAGAATTGTTTATTAATGAAAAAGGACTCGCAAAATTAAAATTGGCTGTAGCCAAAGGTAAAAAACTACACGACAAAAGAAATACCCTAAAAGATAGAGATATCAAAAGACAGCTCGACAGAGTATCAAAACGTTATTAG
- a CDS encoding DUF4199 domain-containing protein produces MKRDKLAIEYGTYAGILMVLIVSGIGFFGFQVSPWVTTLLYLLPIPFMIIGGNTSSSKSERYFYRDAFSFTFKVGIFASIILSLYTYIDMEFLDVEKLDKIMKLQEDVAREVGAKMGEAKEVTEKNIQTNRENMSVFRFTMLTLITYIIVNGILALISAAFVKKKVS; encoded by the coding sequence ATGAAAAGAGATAAACTCGCCATAGAATACGGAACTTACGCAGGGATATTGATGGTACTTATTGTTTCAGGAATCGGTTTTTTTGGTTTCCAAGTAAGCCCATGGGTAACCACGCTTCTTTATTTATTACCCATTCCATTTATGATTATAGGAGGAAATACTTCTAGTTCAAAGTCAGAAAGATACTTCTACAGAGACGCATTTTCTTTTACCTTTAAAGTAGGAATATTTGCTTCTATTATTTTGTCACTTTATACCTATATAGATATGGAGTTTTTAGATGTAGAAAAATTAGACAAAATCATGAAATTGCAAGAAGACGTTGCAAGAGAAGTAGGAGCCAAAATGGGCGAAGCAAAAGAAGTAACTGAAAAAAATATTCAGACCAACAGAGAAAACATGAGCGTTTTTAGATTCACCATGCTTACGTTGATTACCTATATCATTGTAAACGGGATTTTAGCGCTTATCAGTGCAGCATTTGTAAAAAAGAAAGTATCATGA
- a CDS encoding glycosyltransferase family 2 protein: MKYDVSLVIPAFNEDESLPELHQWIKKVCKEEDLDSQIVIIDDGSSDDTWEVIEKLKEQDEDLVGIKFRRNYGKSAALHTGFQYAEGEVIITMDADLQDSPEEIPGLIKMIKKEGFDLVSGWKKKRYDPLSKTIPTKLFNAATRKASGIELNDFNCGLKAYRYDVIKSIEVYGEMHRYIPVIAKWAGFKNIGEKVVQHQERKYGVTKFGLERFVNGFLDLMSITFISKFGKRPMHFFGTLGTLIFMLSFAFIMYAGIDKLFINPDAKLLATRTEFIVSLILLVIGVQLFLAGFLAEMIARNKPDRNNYQLEKVLD; the protein is encoded by the coding sequence ATGAAATATGATGTGAGCCTTGTGATTCCAGCTTTTAATGAAGACGAATCATTACCAGAACTCCACCAGTGGATAAAAAAAGTTTGTAAAGAAGAAGACCTTGATAGCCAAATTGTCATTATTGACGATGGAAGCTCTGATGATACTTGGGAGGTCATTGAGAAACTCAAAGAACAAGATGAAGACCTTGTAGGAATTAAATTCCGTAGAAATTATGGGAAATCTGCTGCATTGCACACAGGTTTTCAATACGCCGAAGGTGAAGTAATTATTACCATGGATGCCGATCTACAAGATTCTCCAGAAGAAATCCCAGGCTTGATAAAAATGATCAAAAAAGAAGGTTTTGATCTTGTTTCTGGGTGGAAAAAGAAACGATATGATCCGCTCAGTAAAACAATTCCAACAAAACTTTTTAATGCAGCAACTCGAAAAGCATCAGGAATAGAGCTTAACGATTTTAATTGCGGACTAAAGGCTTATCGTTATGATGTTATAAAATCCATTGAAGTTTATGGAGAAATGCATCGTTATATCCCAGTTATTGCAAAATGGGCTGGTTTTAAAAATATAGGCGAAAAAGTTGTTCAACATCAAGAAAGAAAATACGGAGTTACAAAATTTGGTTTAGAACGCTTTGTGAATGGCTTTCTAGATTTAATGTCTATTACCTTTATTTCAAAATTTGGTAAAAGACCTATGCATTTTTTCGGGACTTTAGGAACGCTTATTTTTATGTTATCCTTTGCATTTATCATGTATGCAGGAATTGATAAATTATTCATAAATCCCGATGCAAAACTCTTAGCAACAAGAACAGAATTTATTGTTTCTTTAATACTTTTGGTGATAGGAGTGCAATTATTTTTGGCAGGGTTCTTGGCGGAAATGATAGCCAGAAATAAACCAGACAGAAATAATTACCAACTAGAAAAAGTACTTGATTAA